Below is a window of Gammaproteobacteria bacterium DNA.
TCGATATTGGAGGTACCGCGTACCGAGATAACCTGGGTCTCGGTTTGCTTGTTGGTCGCAAGGAAATATGAAATCTGGATATCTGGAGCTGTTTTATAAAGCGTAAGTGTGTAATTACTTGATTCGAGAAAGGTGCGAATTTTGACTTCAGCATCATATGCAGCCTTGGCAAAGCCGGCTTGATTTTGAATCTCGATAAAATCAACCGAACCTGTTTCACTTGCCGACAATGTGACGCTGGTAGAGATCAGCATCAATGTCAAATAGAAAGTTTTCAAGTTTAGCCGGCGTATCTTTAGCATCAAGATGATTAGTCTGGGGTTTAGTGACCTGGGATATTGAGCACCGGACCTAGATTATAACTTTACGAATAACTCGCAAGGTCAACATTTCACAAATCCTTATTAATTGTTGCGACACGGTCACTATCCCTGATTGCTGGATGACTGATATGGCTTTCGTCACAGCAGAAAATATCGCGAGATCTAGTCCTCCTGTAAACGGACGCTGAAAAACACAATCTGAGCTTCTGAGATCGGCCGTAAACGGACTCTTGCCGAATCAGAACTTCTTCCAATCGTTCCCTTCTTCAACTGCTGACCTGTCAAATCGAGGCAATTGATCATTAACATCAAACCACTCGATCTTTTCTGCAAAATGAACATGGGCTTGAGGCGTTATTGCATTGGGATCATCCAAAGTACCTATATGTATTTGGATGTAGTCAGGAAAATGGATAGCCTCGTAAGTAAGAGAAGAACCACAATTCGGACAGAATCCGCGAGTCACACCTGCAGACTTGTATTTTGCTGGTCGCCCTCTTGTAAATATGAGGTCGGTGCCCTTAATTCCAAGCCAGTTGGTGACAACGGAGCCGGTCATTCGGCGACAACTCTCACAATGGCAATATCCAGACCAAACGGATTCACCTTCAATTCGATACTGAATATTCCCACATAAACAATGGCCGCTAGCGATTTTCCCGGGCATATCTACCACCTATAAACAGATCCCGAAATAATATCATGTGGACTTGTATATCCCTTAAGCAGACGCCTAAATTTAAGATCCCAAGGTCTGGAAACGACCAAAAGCTGAATCTCGGTCGCAACGGAGAACCCCTTAATGTAGAGGGCTTAAAATCGAATCAAGCCAATTTCTGGATAGGCTATATTGTTAAATTACGATATCCACAATAGCCTGCGGGACCGGCTGGGCGTTATTAAAATTCATTGTGACCAGTTCACGTTTATCTTGTGGCACCCGCTGATACAGCCAGTCATTTTCGTTGTCAGGATGATCGGGCAAGTAAAATTGCGTGGTCAGACGCTCATGATTATCAACCAGTACCTTAACGTGTATGTGTGGCGTGCGTCCCGCATAGGGAACAGGTTTAATAGTTCGAAATGCATAGCTACCATCAGAAGCACTCAGATCATGACCAAAACCCTGAAATGCTGGGTCACGCGAGTTCCATCCGGAATCGCCGCGGTGGAGATAACGTCCATTGACATCGCACTGCCAGATTTCAACACGCGCCCCGACAATCGGATTACCCGTCTTATTTAACACCTGCCCATGAAGCGCCACCACTTCCCCACCGGCTTGCTCAACTTCGCCTGCGATCTTGACTAGATCGTTATCAATATCGTCATAGCGCATCCCGGTAGTGGGATAAAAAGGCCCTTCGGAAGCGGGCGGGGTTGAAATTATGGCCTTGGCCAGTCCCGAAACCGGAAAGGTCATGATTCCGAGAAACAACTTACGCCTGCTCAGATTAATGGGATCATTCATGGCGCTACTCCTAAAATTGAACTATTTGGTAAGTGTAC
It encodes the following:
- a CDS encoding protocatechuate 3,4-dioxygenase; this encodes MNDPINLSRRKLFLGIMTFPVSGLAKAIISTPPASEGPFYPTTGMRYDDIDNDLVKIAGEVEQAGGEVVALHGQVLNKTGNPIVGARVEIWQCDVNGRYLHRGDSGWNSRDPAFQGFGHDLSASDGSYAFRTIKPVPYAGRTPHIHVKVLVDNHERLTTQFYLPDHPDNENDWLYQRVPQDKRELVTMNFNNAQPVPQAIVDIVI
- a CDS encoding GFA family protein, translating into MPGKIASGHCLCGNIQYRIEGESVWSGYCHCESCRRMTGSVVTNWLGIKGTDLIFTRGRPAKYKSAGVTRGFCPNCGSSLTYEAIHFPDYIQIHIGTLDDPNAITPQAHVHFAEKIEWFDVNDQLPRFDRSAVEEGNDWKKF